CTTATTATAATGTTAAAAATATTGATGGAGCAGTAAATATCATTAATTCTATGAAAGAAGAATTAATAAAACTTGCAAATGATAGTCAACCTAATCTTATAGAACTTGGTGGTGGAGCACAAAGTTTAGAAGTTGATATAAAAGATGAGTTCTTAGTAGTTTATCTACATGTTAATACATTAGATGCTATGGGTGCAAATAGTATAAATACTATGCTTGAAGTTATAGCTCCTATAATCCAAGAAAAAATATCAGCTGAAAAATTAATGAGTATAATATCTAATTATTCAACACATTCTTTAGTTGTTGCTGAATGTGAGCTAGATATTGAAGAAAAAATAGGAAAAAAAATAGAAATGGCTTGTCGTTTTGCAAATTCTGATGTATACAGAGCTGTTACGAATAATAAAGGTATATTTAATGGAATAGATGCCCTAGCTCTTGCAACAGGAAATGATTGGCGTGCAATAGAAGCTGGAATTCATGCTTATGCAGCACGTAATGGAAAATATATGAGTTTGTCTGAATGGAAATATGAAAATGGTAAACTTTATGGAAGATTAGAAATACCTATGGCTATTGCAAGTTTTGGTGGTAGTATAAAAATAAATGAAATATCTAAAATTTCATTTGATATTTTAGGTAATCCTGATGCAAAAACTTTAGCAAGAATAACAGCTTGTGTCGGTCTTGCACAAAATTTTGCAGCACTTAGAGCATTAGTTACTGTAGGTATACAAAAGGGTCATATGAAACTTCAAATTAAATCTTTTGCAATATATGCTGGGGCAAAACTTGAAGAAATAGATTTAATTACAGAAAAATTAAAAAATGCAAAACATATTACCATAGAAGATGTTAAGAAAGTATTATTAGAAATTAGAAAATAGGTGAGTTATGAAATTATACACAGTATGTTATCTTATTAAAAATAATGATATTTTAATGTTATATAGAAATAAGAAAGAAAATGATATAAATGAAGGAAAATGGGTTGGAGTAGGTGGAAAAATAGAAGAAGGAGAAAGTCCTTTTGAGTCTATAAAAAGAGAGATAAAGGAAGAAACAGGACTAATTGCGAATAAGATAGAATTAAGGGGATTATTAACTTTTGTGTATAATGGTGAAATGGACTATATTTATGTATTTAGTTCAGAAGATTTTAGTGGAAAAATTATAGAATGTGATGAGGGTGAATTAGAATATATTCCAAGAAATAAGGTATTAGATCTTCCTATATGGGAAGGAGATAGATATTTCTTAAAAGATATAGTTGAAGGGAATAAAGATTTTTTTGCTTATAAAATGGAATATGTTGGGGATAAATTAATAAAAATAGAAAAAGAAAACTAATTTAGGAGATAAGTTTTTAAAGAAATAAAGAAATACAAAGATTAAAAGAAGAATTAAATAAAAGATAATAAATAAAGGAGAAAGTTTTTAATTGCTTTCTCCTTATTCTGTTAATTTGTATTAAATTGACTTTGATATAATTCTGAATAGAATCCTTTTTGTTCAAGTAATTCATTATGAGTTCCTTGTTCTATGATATCTCCATCTTTTAAAACTAAGATTTTATCTGCATTTTTAATTGTTGATAATCTATGAGCTATAACAAATGTAGTACGACCTTCCATTAGTTTATTCATAGCTTTTTGTATTAATACTTCAGTACGAGTATCAACACTTGAAGTAGCTTCATCTAGAATTAATATTGGCTTATTAGCAAGAATAGCACGCGCTATTGTTAATAATTGTCTTTGACCTTGTGAAATATTAGAAGCATCTTCATTAAGTTCCATGTTGTATCCTCCAGGTAAAGTTTTTATAAAATGATGAATATGAGCAGCTTTTGCAGCATCTATTACTTCTTTATCTGTAGCATCTAGTTTTCCGTAACGAATATTTTCCATTATAGTACCTTTAAATAACCAAGGATCTTGTAAAACCATAGTGAAATAAGATCTTAAATCTTCTTTACTTAGTTTAGTAATATCATGATTATCTATACTTATTTTACCACCATTAATATCATAAAATTTCATTAATAACTTAACCATAGTAGTTTTACCAGCACCAGTTGGACCAACTATAGCTATCATTTGACCTTTTTTTATATCGCTTGTAAAATTCTTTATTATAGTTTGATTTTCAATATATCCAAATTTTACATGATCAAAATTAACATTACCTTCAACTTTTTCAAGTTTGATAGGATTTTTAACAACAATTTCTTCAGGAGCATCTAAAAATTCATAAACTCTTTCAGCACTTGCAGTCATACTTTGTAATTGTGATAAAACTTGAGCCATAGTACCTAGAGGGTAAGTGAAATTACGTATATATTGTATGAAAGCTTGAATATCACCAACACCTATAC
The Pseudostreptobacillus hongkongensis DNA segment above includes these coding regions:
- a CDS encoding hydroxymethylglutaryl-CoA reductase, degradative; its protein translation is MWKDSYKKTRLERIELLKEGKYIDDKDYEYLKNSEVLSDDLADKFIENQISVYGIPFGIATNFLIDGKEYVIPMAIEEPSVIAASCNAAKIIKASGGFKTSLDERIMTGHISYYNVKNIDGAVNIINSMKEELIKLANDSQPNLIELGGGAQSLEVDIKDEFLVVYLHVNTLDAMGANSINTMLEVIAPIIQEKISAEKLMSIISNYSTHSLVVAECELDIEEKIGKKIEMACRFANSDVYRAVTNNKGIFNGIDALALATGNDWRAIEAGIHAYAARNGKYMSLSEWKYENGKLYGRLEIPMAIASFGGSIKINEISKISFDILGNPDAKTLARITACVGLAQNFAALRALVTVGIQKGHMKLQIKSFAIYAGAKLEEIDLITEKLKNAKHITIEDVKKVLLEIRK
- a CDS encoding ABC transporter ATP-binding protein, giving the protein MNKKNNKANNFSSTIKRILVDVFKNYPIYIIIILTFSISSTIFSIVGPKIMGKATTELFEGLIKKFNGNGGIDFDKISKILLLTLALYILSFIFSFIQGWLMSNISQDLTYNMRKEISQKINKLPMGYFEQRTVGETLSRITNDIDTFGQGLNQSLTQLITSVTTIIGILIMMLTISPTLTLVALTVVPVSGLLMAISTKISQKFFIGQQKTLSEVNGIVEESYSGQNIITAFNHQEKSIDEFKEKNKLLYNYSWKSNFISGLMFPIVNFVGSLGYVGIVLFGGILVSKGSIGVGDIQAFIQYIRNFTYPLGTMAQVLSQLQSMTASAERVYEFLDAPEEIVVKNPIKLEKVEGNVNFDHVKFGYIENQTIIKNFTSDIKKGQMIAIVGPTGAGKTTMVKLLMKFYDINGGKISIDNHDITKLSKEDLRSYFTMVLQDPWLFKGTIMENIRYGKLDATDKEVIDAAKAAHIHHFIKTLPGGYNMELNEDASNISQGQRQLLTIARAILANKPILILDEATSSVDTRTEVLIQKAMNKLMEGRTTFVIAHRLSTIKNADKILVLKDGDIIEQGTHNELLEQKGFYSELYQSQFNTN
- a CDS encoding NUDIX hydrolase, translating into MKLYTVCYLIKNNDILMLYRNKKENDINEGKWVGVGGKIEEGESPFESIKREIKEETGLIANKIELRGLLTFVYNGEMDYIYVFSSEDFSGKIIECDEGELEYIPRNKVLDLPIWEGDRYFLKDIVEGNKDFFAYKMEYVGDKLIKIEKEN